A window of the Narcine bancroftii isolate sNarBan1 chromosome 4, sNarBan1.hap1, whole genome shotgun sequence genome harbors these coding sequences:
- the LOC138762302 gene encoding C-X-C chemokine receptor type 2-like isoform X1 — MSSIKITIPPHLIENETTTFDFDNIAMPCVLEMYPALNTLIAVINSLVCLLAVTGNLLVMVVILHNRRTISSTDVYLLNLAAADLLFAVTLPFWTVDVVSGWVFGDVMCKVISMMLEVNFYSGILLLACISVDRYLAIVHSAQSHKQKRPFLIRLVCAAVWVLALLLSLPILYKGEGPVNDFNRKVCNEDHDGEIYKTWKVATKVSRHIVGFLIPLGVMVFCYSVTIFKLCQTKGFQKEKAMKVIIAVVLAFLVCLLPYNITVFIDTLLRNKLISDSCNRRYHLDRALSVTQCLGFLHSCINPILYAFIGVKFRSNLVKLLTDKGLMNESEESQDRKSSSYTVTAMISTSL, encoded by the coding sequence ATGTCTTCTATAAAGATCACAATTCCTCCACATCTGATAGAAAATGAAACCACCACCTTCGATTTTGATAATATCGCAATGCCTTGTGTACTGGAGATGTATCCTGCATTGAACACATTGATTGCTGTCATCAACAGCCTGGTGTGTCTCCTGGCTGTGACGGGGAACCTGCTGGTCATGGTCGTCATACTCCACAACCGGCGCACCATATCATCCACGGACGTCTACCTGCTCAACCTCGCTGCTGCCGACCTGCTCTTTGCCGTCACCCTGCCCTTCTGGACCGTGGACGTGGTGTCTGGGTGGGTGTTTGGGGACGTCATGTGTAAGGTCATCAGCATGATGCTGGAGGTTAATTTTTACAGTGGGATCCTGCTGCTGGCCTGCATCAGTGTTGATCGCTACCTGGCCATTGTCCACTCTGCCCAGTCCCACAAGCAGAAGAGGCCGTTCCTCATTAGACTGGTGTGCGCTGCCGTGTGGGTGTTGGCCCTTCTCCTGTCTTTGCCCATTCTCTACAAAGGTGAAGGCCCCGTGAATGATTTTAACAGAAAGGTCTGCAACGAGGATCATGATGGTGAGATTTACAAAACATGGAAAGTAGCCACTAAAGTTTCTCGACATATTGTAGGGTTCCTCATCCCACTGGGAGTCATGGTCTTCTGTTACAGCGTCACCATCTTCAAACTGTGTCAGACGAAGGGGTTCCAGAAAGAGAAAGCCATGAAGGTTATCATTGCCGTGGTCCTCGCTTTCCTCGTCTGTTTGCTGCCCTACAACATCACTGTCTTCATCGACACCCTGTTGAGAAACAAGCTCATCAGTGACTCTTGCAACAGGCGCTATCACCTCGACAGGGCTCTGTCTGTGACTCAGTGCTTGGGATTCCTGCACAGCTGCATTAACCCCATCTTGTACGCGTTCATCGGGGTGAAGTTCAGGAGTAACCTGGTCAAACTCCTGACCGATAAAGGCCTCATGAACGAAAGCGAAGAATCCCAGGATAGGAAATCTTCATCCTACACAGTCACTGCAATGATATCAACGTCCCTTTAG
- the LOC138762302 gene encoding C-X-C chemokine receptor type 2-like isoform X2: MVVILHNRRTISSTDVYLLNLAAADLLFAVTLPFWTVDVVSGWVFGDVMCKVISMMLEVNFYSGILLLACISVDRYLAIVHSAQSHKQKRPFLIRLVCAAVWVLALLLSLPILYKGEGPVNDFNRKVCNEDHDGEIYKTWKVATKVSRHIVGFLIPLGVMVFCYSVTIFKLCQTKGFQKEKAMKVIIAVVLAFLVCLLPYNITVFIDTLLRNKLISDSCNRRYHLDRALSVTQCLGFLHSCINPILYAFIGVKFRSNLVKLLTDKGLMNESEESQDRKSSSYTVTAMISTSL, encoded by the coding sequence ATGGTCGTCATACTCCACAACCGGCGCACCATATCATCCACGGACGTCTACCTGCTCAACCTCGCTGCTGCCGACCTGCTCTTTGCCGTCACCCTGCCCTTCTGGACCGTGGACGTGGTGTCTGGGTGGGTGTTTGGGGACGTCATGTGTAAGGTCATCAGCATGATGCTGGAGGTTAATTTTTACAGTGGGATCCTGCTGCTGGCCTGCATCAGTGTTGATCGCTACCTGGCCATTGTCCACTCTGCCCAGTCCCACAAGCAGAAGAGGCCGTTCCTCATTAGACTGGTGTGCGCTGCCGTGTGGGTGTTGGCCCTTCTCCTGTCTTTGCCCATTCTCTACAAAGGTGAAGGCCCCGTGAATGATTTTAACAGAAAGGTCTGCAACGAGGATCATGATGGTGAGATTTACAAAACATGGAAAGTAGCCACTAAAGTTTCTCGACATATTGTAGGGTTCCTCATCCCACTGGGAGTCATGGTCTTCTGTTACAGCGTCACCATCTTCAAACTGTGTCAGACGAAGGGGTTCCAGAAAGAGAAAGCCATGAAGGTTATCATTGCCGTGGTCCTCGCTTTCCTCGTCTGTTTGCTGCCCTACAACATCACTGTCTTCATCGACACCCTGTTGAGAAACAAGCTCATCAGTGACTCTTGCAACAGGCGCTATCACCTCGACAGGGCTCTGTCTGTGACTCAGTGCTTGGGATTCCTGCACAGCTGCATTAACCCCATCTTGTACGCGTTCATCGGGGTGAAGTTCAGGAGTAACCTGGTCAAACTCCTGACCGATAAAGGCCTCATGAACGAAAGCGAAGAATCCCAGGATAGGAAATCTTCATCCTACACAGTCACTGCAATGATATCAACGTCCCTTTAG